In the Sorghum bicolor cultivar BTx623 chromosome 4, Sorghum_bicolor_NCBIv3, whole genome shotgun sequence genome, GTACACCCTTGACATCGGACCATCTGGAATTCCTCACAAAGATGCAGGCCAAGGTCTGTTCTTATCCGGAAAAGCAAATGTTGGTGCTGTCCTAGCCATCTATCCTGGTGTTATATATTCACCTGCTTACTATCGATATATACCTGGATACCCAAGAATTGATGTTTGCAACAACTATCTGATCACAAGATATGATGGAACAATAATTGACGCAAAACCATGGTATTTTGGTGGTGAAACAAGAGAATTATGGGATGGTTCAGATTTGGTGGATTACAATGCTATGCCACCTAAAGGCTCAGAGAACAACTCTGATCGAGTGTGGAGAATGCTTAGCAAGCCTCTAGAGAAAAGTGTAAGGGAAAATTTTGGTGAAGTGCTTGAACGACGAAATCCCCTTGCTTTTGGTCATTTTGCAAACCATCCACCTAAAGGTTCAAGTCCTAATGTCATGATCTGTCCatacgattttcccttgacagaGAAGAACATGAGAGTATACATCCCTAACGTTACGTTTGGTGGTGAAGAGACCATTAAGATGAAGAGGTTTGGCTCCTTCTATTTCAAGTCTGGAGGTTCTGATAATCAGGCTGGTGATTCTCTAGTGCTGAAGACGCTAGTGCTAGTGAGTACAAGGTCCATCTGTGATGAAGAACTCTTCCTTAATTACCGTTACAGTAACTCAAAGCGACGGCCAGAGTGGTACAGCCCTGTCGATGAAGAAGAGGATAAGAGGAGATGGAGCTAGTTTAGCACTTATATACCATTGTTGTTGTGCATTTTTTTTTGCTAACTTTCTTAGttctgtttttcttttcttttttcggaAATTGCAACTGAGCGTGGTAAGCT is a window encoding:
- the LOC8074789 gene encoding uncharacterized protein LOC8074789, with protein sequence MASLFNKIQEAIRTIAKSPMFARDPRHLQFEADVNRLFLYTSYSRLGENAEEKDAEEIIDLASKASVADQQKQVQENVHYQLRHMCQSMDNILCPDTTNDPSKEPSEAHNHSRRSGLSFAVGGAASTNKQSAVIPATRPLTRAELSKKFRDHFGYTLDIGPSGIPHKDAGQGLFLSGKANVGAVLAIYPGVIYSPAYYRYIPGYPRIDVCNNYLITRYDGTIIDAKPWYFGGETRELWDGSDLVDYNAMPPKGSENNSDRVWRMLSKPLEKSVRENFGEVLERRNPLAFGHFANHPPKGSSPNVMICPYDFPLTEKNMRVYIPNVTFGGEETIKMKRFGSFYFKSGGSDNQAGDSLVLKTLVLVSTRSICDEELFLNYRYSNSKRRPEWYSPVDEEEDKRRWS